From Ardenticatenales bacterium, one genomic window encodes:
- a CDS encoding aspartate--ammonia ligase: MIPDLDKRADLAGPGIGNYAELEHILPQNYRSLLTPKETQRAIFAAKNYIEEHLCRQLNLIMVTVPLIVDSESGVNDYLDRDGSRTPVQFHISNDYDQHPIDAEVVQAATKWKRMALRQFDMQPGEGLCTDMRAVRKDYFLDHDHSAYVDQWDWEQAITEDERSLDYLTDVVQRIWRVIKGAEIFLHEQFPQLKTDKYPNLPDELTFIHAEDILEMYPDLPRKQRETMILQEYPAVFIYGIGWTLKDGYPHEMRAADYDDWVTKTVSADGRPMHGLNGDILVWNPVTQRRHELSSMGVRVNSRSLVRQLEITNQLHFLGMPYHQAIINGEIPLSIGGGIGQARTLMLLLRKAHLGEVSVTVWPQILKDMCAEKNIFVLE; encoded by the coding sequence ATGATACCTGATCTGGATAAACGGGCTGACCTGGCCGGTCCGGGCATTGGCAATTATGCCGAACTGGAACACATCCTGCCCCAGAATTATCGTTCTTTGCTCACGCCCAAAGAGACACAGCGCGCCATTTTCGCGGCCAAGAACTACATTGAGGAGCATTTATGCCGGCAGCTTAACCTCATAATGGTCACGGTCCCCCTCATCGTTGATTCCGAAAGCGGCGTCAACGACTACCTCGACCGCGACGGCTCCCGCACCCCCGTGCAGTTCCACATCTCCAACGATTACGACCAACACCCCATTGACGCCGAAGTCGTCCAGGCCGCCACCAAATGGAAGCGCATGGCCTTGCGCCAATTCGACATGCAGCCCGGCGAAGGCCTCTGCACCGACATGCGCGCCGTGCGCAAAGATTATTTCCTGGACCACGACCACAGCGCCTACGTGGACCAATGGGACTGGGAACAAGCCATCACCGAAGACGAGCGCAGCCTGGATTACCTCACCGATGTCGTCCAGCGCATCTGGCGCGTGATCAAAGGGGCGGAAATCTTCCTGCACGAACAGTTCCCCCAACTCAAAACCGACAAATACCCCAACCTCCCCGACGAACTCACCTTCATCCACGCCGAAGACATTCTGGAAATGTATCCCGACCTGCCGCGCAAGCAGCGGGAAACCATGATCCTGCAAGAATATCCCGCCGTCTTCATCTATGGCATTGGTTGGACACTCAAAGATGGCTACCCCCACGAAATGCGCGCCGCCGACTACGACGATTGGGTCACGAAAACCGTTTCCGCCGATGGACGCCCCATGCACGGTCTCAACGGCGACATCCTCGTCTGGAACCCCGTAACGCAGCGTCGCCACGAACTCTCCTCCATGGGCGTTCGCGTCAATTCCCGCTCGCTGGTGCGCCAGTTGGAAATCACCAACCAGCTTCACTTCCTGGGCATGCCCTACCACCAGGCCATCATCAACGGCGAAATCCCCCTCAGCATCGGCGGCGGCATCGGCCAGGCGCGCACGCTCATGCTCCTGCTGCGCAAAGCCCACCTGGGCGAAGTCAGCGTCACCGTCTGGCCCCAAATCCTGAAAGACATGTGCGCGGAGAAGAACATCTTCGTACTGGAATAG
- a CDS encoding phospholipid carrier-dependent glycosyltransferase, with protein sequence MSWRRQNKALSLLLLAFILLGAAYSIANPLHEATDELRHYRFVRTLVIHGALPIQGQEPCRSQSHHPPLFYVLGALVTGWVQADHDLCDTPPQNPFYAYRYWEVGVDNKTQYLHGADEAFPWHGDALAAHLIRFLNVLIGAGTVWVTWAIGQTIWPRRPGMALGGAAFVAFNPMFLYMAGAINNDVIAAFSGGLVLLACVRLLHDPRGLSRRWGVWLGAAYGLALMSKFSLAAAGLLIGLTVTWVAWRRRQWRLWWQVAVISLGVTQLLAGWWFLRNQLLYGDPTGFRELTELWGVRDPRQSFALAVLELPNAWSSLWGRFGFGQIPLPEVVYTSLRWLVGLGLAGAAWGAVRRKGQDAVWVGLLGLDVVLFFLVLFNYMLVSPAGAMGRFFFPGMPALSLLIFYGLHTLLSLAAPRWDTRIDTPLALTANLGMLLLSLVALVGYLIPAYARPPTFAPDAVLPHPLSAQFDYFARLRGYDLSATALEPGAALDVTLYWEVTGQPPGNFLLFVHLLEEANDTLVTQRDTHPGLGNFPTGQWRPGDRFVDHVRLYLPETAYAPARATVRIGLYAPEGYRLGITDGEGRGLGDALSLGTVDIVPHAGTMPNGQAQNFNNQARLVGYDLSARLLPAAGSLIVTLYWQPLPDAQPGSVIQVQLLDEGGVSRGSGQMPAFWQPNRPYQVDITLPLDADMHAGVYQPDLALLDADGRRQNILAPDGHWIDDHLPLSRIRLQAAPSDSP encoded by the coding sequence ATGTCCTGGCGGCGACAAAACAAAGCCCTCTCCCTCCTCCTGCTGGCCTTTATCCTCCTCGGCGCAGCCTACAGCATCGCCAACCCCCTGCACGAAGCCACGGACGAGCTGCGTCATTACCGCTTCGTGCGCACCCTCGTCATCCATGGCGCCCTGCCCATCCAGGGACAGGAGCCGTGCCGCTCCCAGAGCCATCATCCGCCCCTCTTTTACGTGTTGGGCGCCTTGGTCACGGGTTGGGTACAGGCGGACCACGACTTATGCGACACGCCGCCGCAGAATCCATTTTACGCCTATCGCTATTGGGAAGTCGGCGTAGACAACAAGACACAGTATCTACATGGCGCGGATGAGGCATTCCCCTGGCATGGCGACGCCCTGGCCGCGCACCTCATCCGCTTCCTCAACGTCCTCATCGGCGCGGGGACGGTTTGGGTGACGTGGGCGATTGGGCAAACCATCTGGCCGCGCAGACCGGGCATGGCCCTGGGCGGCGCCGCCTTTGTCGCTTTCAATCCCATGTTCCTGTACATGGCGGGCGCTATCAACAACGACGTGATTGCCGCCTTCAGCGGAGGATTGGTACTGCTGGCCTGTGTTCGCCTGCTGCACGACCCGCGCGGTCTCAGCCGGCGCTGGGGCGTCTGGTTGGGCGCGGCCTATGGGCTGGCGCTGATGAGCAAGTTCAGCCTGGCGGCGGCAGGACTGCTCATTGGCCTGACCGTGACCTGGGTCGCGTGGCGACGGCGGCAGTGGCGGCTGTGGTGGCAGGTGGCCGTCATCTCCCTGGGAGTGACGCAGTTGCTGGCGGGCTGGTGGTTCCTGCGCAACCAGCTTCTTTATGGCGACCCGACCGGGTTCCGCGAGTTGACGGAACTGTGGGGGGTGCGCGACCCGCGGCAGAGCTTTGCCCTGGCGGTGCTGGAGCTGCCCAATGCCTGGTCTTCGCTGTGGGGGCGGTTTGGTTTTGGGCAGATTCCGCTCCCGGAAGTGGTGTACACGAGCCTGCGCTGGCTGGTTGGGCTTGGTCTGGCGGGTGCGGCATGGGGGGCGGTACGGCGCAAGGGGCAAGATGCGGTCTGGGTTGGGTTGTTGGGACTGGATGTGGTGCTGTTTTTCCTGGTGCTGTTCAACTATATGCTGGTGAGTCCGGCGGGGGCGATGGGGCGGTTTTTCTTTCCGGGAATGCCGGCACTTTCCCTCCTCATCTTCTACGGTCTGCACACCCTCCTCTCCCTGGCCGCGCCACGATGGGACACGCGCATAGACACCCCCCTGGCCCTCACCGCCAACCTGGGCATGCTACTCCTCTCCCTCGTTGCCCTCGTCGGCTACCTCATCCCCGCCTACGCCCGCCCCCCCACTTTTGCCCCCGACGCCGTTTTGCCGCACCCCCTCTCCGCCCAATTCGACTACTTCGCCCGCCTGCGCGGCTACGACCTTAGCGCCACCGCTCTGGAACCGGGCGCGGCGCTGGACGTCACCCTCTACTGGGAGGTCACGGGGCAGCCTCCGGGCAATTTTCTTTTGTTTGTCCACCTGCTTGAGGAGGCCAACGACACCCTGGTGACGCAGCGGGACACGCATCCTGGCCTGGGCAACTTCCCCACCGGCCAGTGGCGACCCGGCGACCGCTTTGTGGACCACGTACGCCTCTACCTGCCGGAGACGGCCTACGCCCCCGCGCGGGCGACTGTGCGGATCGGCCTTTACGCGCCGGAAGGGTATCGCCTGGGCATCACGGACGGGGAGGGACGCGGATTAGGGGATGCGTTGTCGTTGGGGACGGTGGACATTGTGCCACATGCCGGCACAATGCCTAACGGTCAGGCGCAAAATTTCAACAATCAGGCCCGCCTGGTTGGTTACGACCTGAGTGCGCGCCTTTTGCCCGCTGCCGGCAGCCTCATCGTCACCCTCTACTGGCAACCATTGCCGGACGCGCAGCCGGGCAGTGTGATCCAGGTGCAGTTGTTGGATGAAGGGGGTGTGTCTCGTGGGAGTGGACAGATGCCGGCATTTTGGCAACCAAACCGGCCGTATCAAGTGGACATCACGCTGCCCCTAGACGCCGACATGCACGCGGGCGTCTACCAACCCGACCTGGCCCTGCTAGACGCCGACGGCCGCCGCCAGAATATCCTGGCTCCCGATGGACATTGGATTGACGACCACCTGCCGCTCTCCCGCATTCGCCTGCAAGCTGCTCCATCCGACTCGCCGTAA
- a CDS encoding carbohydrate ABC transporter permease encodes MKLSPHLRIRLLTLVRVFVALVFLLPLFWMLSASLLPLGQPLSRTFRLLPDNPTLENFIRMWRMVPLARFTLHSLVIAALAVPLTIVTGSWAGFAIAQLPRRDQRRWVVVSLAVLMVPGIALWSTRFLIYKQLGLLDSIWAIVAPAWMGTSPFYVLMFYRAFRRIPTAIYDAGRLDGASALEMWRFVALPMARPTAIGVALLSFVVYWGDFLSPLLYLSGERWFTLPIALQLLQQLNRSDWPLLMAAAVYATAIPVVLFLLAQPYFRRHLDE; translated from the coding sequence ATGAAGCTATCTCCGCACCTACGCATCCGCCTGCTAACCCTGGTCCGCGTTTTCGTCGCCCTCGTTTTCCTGCTGCCGCTATTCTGGATGCTATCCGCCTCCCTGCTGCCGCTGGGGCAGCCGCTGTCGCGCACCTTCCGCCTGCTGCCCGACAATCCCACGTTGGAAAACTTCATCCGCATGTGGCGCATGGTCCCCCTCGCCCGCTTCACCCTACACAGCCTGGTGATTGCCGCCTTAGCCGTCCCCCTAACCATCGTCACCGGTTCCTGGGCCGGTTTCGCCATTGCCCAACTCCCCCGCCGCGACCAGCGCCGCTGGGTCGTCGTCTCGCTGGCGGTGTTGATGGTTCCGGGCATTGCCCTCTGGTCCACCCGCTTCCTCATCTACAAACAGCTTGGCCTGCTAGACAGCATTTGGGCCATCGTCGCCCCCGCCTGGATGGGAACCAGCCCCTTCTACGTCCTCATGTTTTATCGCGCCTTCCGCCGCATTCCCACGGCCATCTACGATGCCGGCCGCCTGGATGGCGCGTCCGCGCTGGAAATGTGGCGTTTCGTGGCCTTGCCCATGGCTCGCCCGACGGCCATTGGCGTGGCGCTACTCAGTTTCGTCGTGTACTGGGGGGATTTTCTCAGCCCGCTGCTGTATTTGAGCGGCGAACGTTGGTTCACGCTGCCGATTGCGCTACAATTGTTGCAGCAGCTCAATCGCTCCGACTGGCCGCTTTTGATGGCGGCAGCCGTGTACGCAACCGCTATTCCCGTTGTCCTTTTCTTGTTAGCGCAACCCTATTTTCGCCGCCATCTGGACGAATAA
- a CDS encoding sugar ABC transporter substrate-binding protein, which translates to MFSRLRYAVFAGIFLLLTACSASKTPTTITFMTSGDPAERDAYLELVAAFEEAHPEIHVEVTHIPSDKDYRTRLATDFAAGTPIDITLMNYRRIAGFAAAGQLEPLGPYLDKSDIIAADQFYPVPMEAFTWNGTLMCLPQNISNLVVYYNEDMFDAAGLAYPADDWTWDDFLKTAVALTQDTDGDGVVDQYGLGVEPSLYRLSAFVWENGGVIVDDTDNPTRLTLTRFPSQEALQWFVDLRQVHGVTPDREEEASMDSESRFVAGTIGLFLNSRRATPTFREIESFSWDVAPMPTGKVAASMLHSDGYCLSSAAKNKDAAWTFIEFANSVAGQAIIARTGRTVPSLISVAESDDFLNPGQSPSRGYVFLDQAAILRRVPVISTWAEIEGTADEEIERAFYGDISVADAAKLADQRTEEYFLTGISAGVGP; encoded by the coding sequence ATGTTTTCTCGTTTACGTTATGCGGTTTTTGCCGGCATTTTCCTCCTCCTCACCGCCTGTTCCGCCAGCAAAACCCCCACCACCATCACCTTCATGACCTCCGGCGACCCCGCCGAACGCGACGCCTACCTGGAACTCGTCGCCGCCTTCGAGGAAGCCCACCCGGAAATCCACGTCGAAGTCACCCACATCCCCTCCGACAAAGATTACCGCACGCGCCTGGCGACCGACTTCGCTGCCGGCACGCCCATCGACATCACCTTGATGAACTACCGCCGTATCGCCGGTTTCGCCGCCGCCGGGCAGTTGGAGCCACTCGGCCCCTACCTGGACAAGAGCGACATCATCGCCGCGGACCAATTCTACCCCGTGCCCATGGAAGCCTTCACCTGGAACGGCACGCTCATGTGCCTGCCGCAAAATATCTCTAACCTGGTGGTGTATTATAACGAGGACATGTTCGACGCCGCCGGCCTGGCCTACCCCGCCGACGATTGGACCTGGGACGATTTCCTGAAAACGGCGGTGGCCCTGACACAGGACACGGACGGCGATGGCGTCGTTGACCAGTACGGCCTGGGCGTGGAGCCTTCGCTCTATCGCCTGTCGGCGTTCGTCTGGGAAAACGGGGGCGTCATCGTGGACGATACCGACAACCCCACCCGCCTCACGTTGACCCGCTTCCCCTCGCAAGAGGCGCTGCAATGGTTCGTGGACCTGCGCCAGGTGCATGGCGTGACTCCGGACCGCGAGGAAGAGGCCTCAATGGATAGTGAAAGTCGCTTCGTTGCCGGCACAATCGGACTCTTCCTCAACAGCCGCCGCGCCACGCCCACCTTCCGCGAGATCGAATCCTTCTCCTGGGACGTGGCCCCCATGCCCACCGGCAAGGTTGCTGCCAGTATGCTGCACAGCGACGGCTACTGCCTCTCCAGCGCCGCGAAAAACAAAGACGCCGCCTGGACCTTCATCGAATTCGCCAACTCCGTCGCCGGGCAGGCGATCATTGCCCGCACGGGGCGCACCGTTCCGTCGCTCATCTCCGTGGCGGAATCGGATGATTTCCTCAATCCGGGCCAGTCCCCCAGCCGCGGCTATGTCTTCCTGGACCAGGCCGCGATCCTGCGGCGCGTGCCCGTGATCAGCACCTGGGCGGAAATTGAAGGCACGGCGGACGAAGAGATTGAGCGCGCTTTCTACGGAGACATTTCCGTGGCGGATGCGGCGAAACTGGCAGACCAGCGCACGGAGGAGTATTTTCTCACGGGAATTTCCGCCGGCGTCGGGCCGTAG
- the maf gene encoding septum formation protein Maf translates to MTTLILASASPRRRELIQLLGLPYEIMTADVDESSVTHPDPAINVVETARLKADAVAARLSRQDAIIVAADTTVAIEGEMLNKPADAAEAGRMLRRLRGRAHQVHTGIVLRHMGTGAVVTDVASVDVPMRNYSDAEIAAYVATGDPLDKAGAYAIQHAGFAPVAHLADCYAAVVGLPLCHLARALRRLGGIDLPHVPARCQQHHRYDCPVHARILPHRQLPGENG, encoded by the coding sequence ATGACCACACTCATCCTTGCCTCCGCCTCCCCCCGCCGCCGCGAACTGATCCAGTTGCTGGGGCTGCCCTACGAAATTATGACGGCCGACGTGGACGAAAGCAGCGTCACGCATCCTGACCCGGCCATCAACGTCGTGGAGACAGCCCGCCTGAAAGCGGACGCCGTGGCTGCGCGTCTGTCGCGCCAGGATGCCATCATCGTGGCCGCCGATACGACTGTGGCCATTGAGGGGGAGATGTTGAACAAGCCCGCCGATGCGGCGGAGGCCGGGCGGATGCTGCGGCGGCTGCGCGGGCGGGCGCATCAGGTCCACACGGGCATCGTCCTACGGCACATGGGCACGGGGGCGGTGGTCACGGACGTGGCCTCGGTGGATGTGCCCATGCGGAACTATTCCGACGCGGAAATTGCCGCCTATGTGGCCACGGGCGATCCGCTGGACAAGGCGGGCGCATACGCCATCCAACATGCGGGCTTTGCGCCGGTAGCGCACCTGGCGGATTGCTACGCTGCCGTGGTGGGGCTGCCATTGTGCCACCTGGCGCGGGCGCTGCGGCGACTGGGGGGCATCGACCTGCCGCATGTCCCCGCGCGCTGCCAGCAGCATCACCGGTACGATTGTCCCGTTCACGCGCGAATTCTTCCGCACCGGCAACTTCCGGGCGAAAACGGATAG
- a CDS encoding sugar ABC transporter permease has translation MTTFLRQLWHKRGNYNVQLQLLLLPYALGIVVLVIVPALVSFTLAFFQYDALSPPRWVGTLNFVLAYTDELFNLSLQNSLALILLPVPMRVFGAFLLANLMRRGGRYLGWLRVLVYLPTTIPMAAYALAWLWLLNPLFGPVNLLLRLVGLDPPAWFVDPVWAKPALILLSLWQIGEGFLVSLAALHDMPAEIEDAARIDGAGAWRIFRHITLPILSPILLLLAFRDAILTFENAFAATTFTTGGGPYYATYTLPMFIYEQGFDLHNFGVASVALWVLYLLTGLIVLFLYLIARQWDIGTTEETFVL, from the coding sequence ATGACGACTTTTTTGCGCCAATTATGGCACAAACGGGGCAATTATAACGTCCAATTACAACTGCTGCTGCTGCCCTATGCGTTGGGGATCGTGGTGTTGGTTATTGTCCCCGCGCTGGTGTCTTTTACCCTGGCCTTTTTTCAGTATGATGCGCTTTCACCGCCACGCTGGGTAGGTACACTCAATTTTGTTCTCGCCTACACGGATGAATTGTTTAACCTCAGCCTGCAAAATTCGCTGGCCCTTATCCTGCTCCCCGTGCCCATGCGCGTGTTTGGCGCGTTCCTGCTGGCAAACCTGATGCGGCGCGGGGGGCGTTATCTTGGCTGGTTGCGTGTCCTGGTCTACCTGCCGACGACGATCCCCATGGCCGCCTATGCGCTGGCGTGGCTGTGGCTGCTGAATCCGCTGTTTGGTCCGGTTAATTTGCTGCTGCGGCTGGTGGGGCTGGATCCGCCCGCCTGGTTTGTGGACCCGGTGTGGGCGAAGCCGGCGTTGATTTTGCTCAGTTTGTGGCAAATTGGGGAGGGGTTTTTGGTGAGTCTGGCGGCGTTGCATGATATGCCGGCAGAAATCGAAGACGCCGCCCGTATAGATGGAGCCGGAGCCTGGCGCATCTTCCGCCACATCACTCTCCCCATCCTCTCCCCCATCCTCCTCCTGCTTGCCTTCCGCGACGCCATCCTCACCTTCGAGAACGCCTTCGCCGCCACCACCTTCACGACCGGCGGCGGCCCCTACTACGCCACCTACACCCTGCCCATGTTCATCTACGAACAGGGTTTCGACCTGCACAACTTCGGCGTCGCCAGCGTCGCCCTCTGGGTCCTTTACCTCCTCACCGGGCTAATTGTTCTCTTCCTTTACCTGATTGCCCGGCAGTGGGACATTGGCACAACCGAAGAGACATTCGTTCTTTGA